A single region of the Pontibacter kalidii genome encodes:
- a CDS encoding AAA domain-containing protein: MKDILKNYRRRLLNLGSGNRALVLLRLYRELHLDVEALDFVNGKPAFEVLEKLLSGKKKIPLSPYADSRHAPVAAVSRRLRFIKRKAEMIFEERGSRELYLGWPFVHGKFSDGTAVRSPLLFFPVKLQVNAAQEWELQPDEAQPPQFNQSFLLAYAHYMGTPLAEELLELDLSTLPQHPLEFRTKVYELLKEQQLSINAGREFFTDKLKRFTDYKKADYEAEYKPGQLELEQEAVLGIFPQAASYLLTDYDALLEQGELQEMEQLFGTPEASINGSTQAQHTFTAFALDAAQEAALQAVKQGQSVVVQGPPGTGKSQLICNLVSDFTARGKKVLVVSQKRAALDVVHKRLSQQGMGAFAALVHDINADRKAIFNQLREQIDRLDEYKKQNLALNSIYTDRTFLEVSRGINKNLEKLQNFKAALFDMSRCGWSPKELYLRSSLQQPHIPLHSYFKNLTAETVAEFLPRLRQYLQKAIPWQKEEFVWKERRSMETYTFQERQELEQVIEALPEEHGRLQRSINELSGYTFLLRELPTYTSALEEIARLQELLAQEETGQALQLLLQRQVEPKELQKQVLRLKELYLVCPAPDAAVATEDLVSVKAAVAKYEEQQKQLLGRITWAFAPEKQLLKKALAKYKLELDEAGVGELQRRLVLRQQAVELMQGINQSIRSDLKITQHPSEVLQKLKAVEEALQAQKLLRQLHKEQVLHEKLLSLVQLPEHLQRLVQSINEAETKYNHWLQWLTEGQISRLTQDAKYKEALLQELPEVFEHLVAFDALLTSFTGPERKVAELLQEQGIKTAEEGEALLLNSLYLAWLHELEGQHPELRMPSNGELQRLEEELQLLLQQKQELSQEIVLSRLREQAYKDIEVNRLGNPVTYRRLHAQVSKKRSLYPLRKLFALFSEEMLDLVPCWLASPETVSAVLPLERCFDLVIFDEASQCYAETGIPAMLRGKQVVVAGDAQQLKPSDIYRARWNGAAGEDEVEELSAESLLELCGLYLPQTMLTQHYRSRYPELIEFSNRYFYKNKLELIPELLDANARQPAITFVKVHGLWQDNQNLPEAQRVVELVLQYLQAGQEELGVITFNYNQQMLVQDLLEEAAQEQNITIPASVLVKNIENIQGDEKEVIILSVGYAPDEKGRMAMQFGSLNQSGGENRLNVAVTRAKQEVVVVSSIRAEQLQVEHTTHAGPKVLKDYLHYAQQVSRRYFEYEPKHESMPPQVPLLKEVLARQVPYLKPEVPFADLTLVKEAAYQGVVLTDDDLYYSALSVRHTHADIPLLLRQRHWPYKRVYSRQFWEKPEKTAEEVRKVKVRKLES, encoded by the coding sequence ATGAAAGACATCCTCAAAAACTATAGACGCAGGCTTCTCAACCTCGGCTCCGGCAACAGGGCGCTGGTCTTGCTGCGCCTGTACCGGGAGCTGCACCTGGATGTGGAAGCGCTGGATTTCGTGAACGGCAAGCCTGCCTTTGAGGTGCTGGAGAAGCTGCTGAGCGGCAAGAAAAAGATCCCCCTGAGCCCTTATGCCGACAGCCGCCACGCGCCTGTGGCCGCTGTGAGCCGTCGCCTGCGGTTTATCAAGCGCAAGGCCGAAATGATTTTTGAGGAGCGCGGCAGCCGGGAGTTGTACTTAGGCTGGCCCTTTGTGCATGGCAAGTTCTCGGATGGCACGGCGGTGCGGAGCCCGCTGCTGTTCTTCCCGGTGAAGCTGCAGGTAAACGCAGCGCAGGAGTGGGAGCTGCAGCCCGACGAGGCGCAGCCGCCGCAGTTTAACCAGAGCTTTCTGCTGGCTTACGCGCACTACATGGGCACGCCGCTGGCTGAGGAGCTGTTGGAGCTGGATCTGAGTACCCTGCCGCAGCACCCGCTGGAGTTCCGCACCAAAGTATACGAACTGCTGAAAGAGCAGCAGCTAAGTATAAACGCGGGCCGTGAGTTCTTTACCGATAAGCTCAAACGCTTTACAGACTATAAAAAAGCCGATTACGAGGCAGAATATAAACCGGGGCAGCTGGAGCTGGAGCAGGAGGCCGTGCTGGGCATCTTCCCGCAGGCTGCGTCTTATTTACTCACAGATTACGATGCGCTGCTGGAGCAGGGCGAGCTGCAGGAGATGGAGCAGCTGTTCGGCACGCCCGAGGCAAGTATAAACGGGAGCACGCAGGCCCAACATACCTTCACGGCCTTTGCCCTGGATGCGGCGCAGGAGGCAGCGCTGCAGGCGGTAAAGCAGGGGCAGTCGGTGGTGGTGCAGGGGCCGCCGGGCACGGGCAAATCGCAGCTTATCTGCAACCTGGTGTCTGATTTTACGGCCAGGGGCAAGAAGGTGCTGGTGGTGAGCCAGAAACGCGCCGCCCTGGATGTGGTGCATAAGCGGCTCTCGCAGCAGGGGATGGGCGCTTTCGCTGCCCTCGTGCACGACATCAACGCCGACCGCAAAGCTATTTTCAACCAGCTGCGCGAGCAGATAGACCGGCTAGACGAATACAAAAAGCAGAACCTGGCGCTCAACAGCATCTACACCGACCGCACCTTTCTGGAAGTGAGCCGCGGCATCAACAAAAACCTGGAGAAGCTACAGAACTTCAAAGCCGCCCTGTTCGACATGAGCCGCTGCGGCTGGTCGCCTAAGGAGCTGTACCTGCGCAGCAGCCTGCAGCAGCCGCACATCCCGCTCCATTCATACTTTAAAAACCTGACCGCCGAGACCGTGGCGGAGTTTCTGCCGCGTTTGCGCCAGTATTTGCAAAAAGCCATACCCTGGCAAAAGGAGGAGTTTGTGTGGAAGGAGCGCCGCAGTATGGAAACGTATACTTTCCAGGAGCGGCAGGAGCTGGAACAGGTGATTGAGGCGCTGCCAGAGGAGCACGGCAGGTTGCAGCGAAGTATAAACGAGCTGAGCGGCTATACCTTCTTGCTGAGGGAGCTACCAACCTATACTTCTGCCTTAGAGGAAATAGCCCGGCTGCAGGAGCTGTTGGCACAGGAGGAGACAGGACAGGCGCTGCAGCTCTTGCTGCAGCGGCAGGTGGAGCCAAAGGAGCTGCAAAAGCAGGTGCTGCGGCTAAAGGAGCTGTACCTGGTTTGTCCGGCTCCGGATGCGGCCGTTGCCACCGAGGACCTGGTTTCCGTGAAAGCGGCCGTGGCCAAGTATGAGGAGCAGCAAAAGCAGCTGCTGGGGCGCATTACCTGGGCCTTTGCCCCCGAGAAGCAGCTGCTGAAAAAGGCGCTGGCCAAGTATAAGCTGGAGCTGGACGAGGCAGGCGTGGGCGAACTGCAGCGGCGCCTGGTGTTGCGGCAGCAGGCCGTGGAACTTATGCAGGGCATCAACCAAAGTATAAGATCAGACCTGAAAATAACGCAGCACCCCAGCGAGGTACTGCAAAAGCTAAAGGCCGTGGAGGAGGCCCTGCAGGCACAGAAACTGCTGCGCCAGCTGCACAAAGAGCAGGTGCTGCACGAAAAGCTGTTAAGTCTGGTGCAGCTGCCGGAGCATTTGCAGCGCCTGGTGCAAAGTATAAACGAGGCTGAAACAAAGTATAACCACTGGTTGCAGTGGCTCACGGAGGGGCAGATTTCGCGGTTAACGCAGGACGCGAAGTATAAAGAGGCCTTGCTGCAGGAGCTGCCGGAGGTGTTCGAGCATTTGGTGGCCTTCGATGCGCTGCTGACGTCCTTTACCGGTCCCGAACGCAAGGTAGCCGAGCTGCTGCAGGAACAGGGTATAAAAACGGCGGAGGAGGGCGAAGCGCTCCTGCTCAACAGCCTTTACCTGGCCTGGCTGCATGAGCTGGAGGGGCAGCACCCGGAGCTGCGCATGCCCAGCAACGGCGAGCTACAGCGGCTGGAGGAAGAACTGCAATTACTCTTGCAGCAAAAGCAGGAGCTGAGCCAGGAAATCGTGCTGTCGCGGCTCCGGGAGCAGGCCTACAAGGATATCGAGGTGAACCGATTGGGCAACCCAGTCACCTACCGCCGCCTGCACGCGCAGGTGAGCAAGAAGCGCAGCCTCTACCCGCTCCGCAAACTGTTTGCCCTGTTTTCCGAAGAAATGCTGGACCTGGTGCCCTGCTGGCTGGCCTCGCCCGAAACGGTGTCGGCGGTACTGCCGCTGGAGCGGTGCTTCGACCTGGTGATTTTTGATGAGGCCTCGCAATGCTACGCCGAGACAGGCATCCCCGCCATGCTGCGCGGCAAGCAGGTGGTGGTGGCCGGTGATGCGCAGCAGCTCAAGCCTTCCGATATTTACCGCGCACGCTGGAACGGGGCAGCCGGAGAAGATGAAGTGGAGGAGCTGTCGGCAGAGTCGTTGCTGGAGCTGTGCGGTTTATACTTGCCGCAGACCATGCTCACGCAGCACTACCGTAGCCGCTACCCCGAACTGATCGAGTTTTCGAACCGCTATTTCTACAAAAACAAGCTGGAACTGATACCGGAGTTGCTGGATGCTAATGCCCGTCAGCCGGCTATCACGTTTGTGAAGGTGCATGGGCTGTGGCAGGATAACCAGAACCTGCCTGAGGCGCAGCGGGTGGTGGAGCTGGTGCTGCAGTACCTGCAGGCCGGGCAGGAGGAACTGGGCGTGATCACCTTTAACTACAACCAGCAGATGCTGGTACAGGACCTGCTGGAGGAAGCGGCCCAGGAGCAAAACATCACCATACCTGCCTCCGTGCTGGTCAAAAACATCGAAAACATTCAGGGCGATGAGAAGGAGGTGATCATCCTATCGGTGGGCTATGCGCCGGATGAGAAGGGCCGAATGGCCATGCAGTTCGGTAGCCTGAACCAGAGCGGGGGCGAGAATCGCCTGAACGTGGCCGTGACCCGCGCCAAACAGGAGGTAGTGGTAGTGAGCAGCATCCGGGCAGAGCAGCTGCAGGTGGAGCACACCACACACGCCGGACCAAAGGTGCTGAAAGATTACCTGCACTACGCGCAGCAGGTCAGCCGCCGCTATTTCGAGTATGAGCCGAAGCACGAAAGTATGCCGCCGCAGGTGCCGCTGCTCAAGGAAGTGCTGGCCCGGCAGGTGCCGTACCTGAAGCCCGAGGTGCCTTTCGCCGACCTGACCTTGGTGAAAGAGGCTGCCTACCAGGGCGTGGTCCTCACCGACGATGACCTGTACTACAGTGCCCTCTCGGTGCGCCACACGCATGCCGATATTC